The segment TCGCCCGCGACCGGCATGGAGATCCTGCGCGAGGCGTGGACCGAGCAGGTGAAGACCGACCCGCGCGTCCGCTACACGGACCTCCTCGTCTGCCAGGCGTTCGACGGCCGGCCGCTGCTCAGCCGCATTCGAACCCCGACGCTCGTCGTCGCCGGCACCGACGACCGGGTGACCCCGGTCGCGTGCGCCGAGGAGCTGGCGCGCGGCATCCCCGGCGCGCGGCTCGAGGTGCTCCCGCAGGCGGGGCATCAGGCGCCGCTCGAGCAGGCCGACGCGTTCAACCGGCTGGTCGTCGGCTTCGCGGAGACGGTGCCGTGACCGAGCTGCGCGCGCCGGCGGGCGGCATCTGGGGGAAGACGGCGGTCGTCGGCGCCTACGAGCACCCGACCCGCTTCGCGCCCGACAAGACCGCCTTCCAGCTCCACGCCGAGAGCGCCCGTGGGGCGCTCGAGGACGCCGGGCTCACCGTGCAGGACGTCGACGGGTTCTTCACCAGCGGTGTCGGGCCGATCGGCATCCTCTCGCTCGCCGGCCATCTGAACCTGCGGCCGTCCTACGTCGACTCGCAGGCGATCGGCGGCTCCTCGTTCGTGTCGCACTCTTTCCACGCGGCCGCGGCCATCGCGGCCGGGCTCTGCAACGTGGCGCTCGTCACCTACGGCTCGACCGCGGCCTCGGAACGCTTCGCCATCGGGACCGGCACGGGGGGGTTCGTGGTCGAGCCGCCGGACAGCTTCGAGGCACCCTTCGGCCCGACCATCGTCGGCTCGTACGCGCTGGTGGCGCGGCGCCACATGCACGAGTACGGCACGACCGGCGAGCAGCTCGCCGAGATCGCGGTCACGATGCGGCGCCACGCCGGGCTGAATCCGCGCGCCAAGTACCGCGAACCGATCACCGTGGAGGACGTGCTCGCCTCGCGCATGATCTCCTCGCCGCTCCACCTCCTCGACTGCTGCGTCATCTCGGACGGCGGCGGGGCGCTCGTCCTCACCTCGGTGGAGCGGGCGCGGGACCTGCGGAGGCCGCCCGTCGTCATCCTGGGCGCTGCCGAGGCGCTCCGCCACGCGGAGATCGGGACGCGCGACCTCCTCGACGTCGCCGCACGCCAGTCGGGGCCGCTCGCGCTCGCGCGCGCGGGCGTCCGGCACGCCGACATCGACCTCGCCCTGATCTACGACTCGTACACGATCACCGTGCTGGCGACGCTCGAGGCGCTCGGTTTCTGCGCGGCCGGTGAGGGCGGCGCCTTCTGTGCGGACGGGCGCATCGGCCTCGGCGGCGCGCTGCCCGTGAACCCCGACGGCGGCGGGCTCTCCTCCAACCACCCCGGCATGCGCGGCATCTTCCTCGTCGTCGAGGCGACGCGGCAGCTGCGCGACGAGTGCGGCCCGCGGCAGGTGAAGGATGCGACGCTCGCGCTCGTCCACGGCACGGGCGGCATGCTCGGCCAGCGCCACAGCGGCGTCACTCTGATCCTCGGGCGGGTGTGAATGGCGGAGACGAAGGGGTACAAGAAGCCGCTCCCGCGCGTCGACGAGGAGTCGCGCGGCTGGTGGGAGGCGCTCGCCCGCCACGAGCTCTATTTCCAGCGCTGCCGCGACTGCGGCACGAAGCGCTTCTACCCGCGCGCGCTCTGCCCGCGCTGCCTCTCGTCGGCGACCGAGTGGGTGCGGGCGAGCGGGCGCGCCACGGTCTACTCCTTCACGGTCACGTACCAGAACCAGGCGCCGGGCTTCCGCGAGGAGCTGCCCTACGTGCTGGCGATCGTCGAGCTGGACGAGGGCGTGCGCGTGATGACCAACGTCGTCGGCTGCGCGCCCGACGCCGTCCGCGTCGGCATGCCGGTCGAGGTCGTGTTCGACGACGTCACGGCGGAGGTCACGCTGCCGAAGTTCCAGCCGCCGCGAGCGCCCGAGCGGCAAGGGTGAGCGCGCTCCGTCATGATCCTCGATCTGCACCTCCACTCCGAGCTCTCCGACGACAGCCGGGCTCCGGTCGAGGCGTACCTGAAGCTCCTCCAGCGCAAGCGCGCGGAGCGCCCGCTCGACGGCATCGTGCTCACCGAGCACCGCCAGTTCGACCCCGGCCGCGACTACCGCGCGCTGGAGGACCGTTACGGCTTCCTCGTCCTCACCGCCGCCGAGGTCGAGACCGACTACGGGCACGTGCTCGTCTACGGCGTGAACGAGGACATCCTCGCCCGCTTCGACTTCCGGAACGTCCGCCTGCCCGCGCAGGAGCTGATCGGCGAGGTCGCTCGCCTGGGCGGCATCGCGCTGCCCTGCCATCCCGGGCGGCCGACGGTCGGGCTCTGCGCACACTACGAGACAAAGCCGCCGCTCCACGGCGTGGTCGCCGTCGAGGCGATCAACGGCGGCAGCCGGAAGGGCGAGGACGAGCGGGTCGAGGAGCTGATCCGCCGCTACGGCTACCAGGCCTACGGCGGCAGCGACTCGCACCTGGTGAGCTTCGTCGGCATCTGCGCGACGGAATTCGAGGCTGAGATCCGCAGCATCGAGGACCTGGTGCGCGAGCTGAAGGGTGGTCGCTACCGCCCGGTCGACTTCCGGCCGCGGCGGCTGGCCGCGTAACCCCTTCCACCGTGCCTGACCTTGCGACGTCCAGGCCGATGGCCTAGCGTCCCTGCGTGCCGCTCGAGATCGACCCCGCCATCCTCGGCCAGGAGTTCGACCACACCCGCTACGGCCCGGTGACGGCCGAGGAGCTGATCGCCTTCGCCAGGGCGCTCGGCGAGACGCGGCCGGAGTACACCGAGCCCGGCCCGAGCCTCGTCGGCCACCCCACCTTCTGCGTCCGCTACAAGGGCGACCGCTTCTACCCCGAGAGCATCCCGAAGACGATCAACGTCCGCACCGGCTTCGACGCCGGCAAGGACATCCAGCTCGGCGTCCCGGTCCGGCCGGGCGACACGATCGACGTCCGCTCGACCCTCCACGAGGTCTACGAGAAGACGGGGCGGACGGGCAGCATGTACTTCGTGGTCATCCGCTTCACCATGACGAACCAGCGCGGCGAGATGGTGGCGGTGGTCGACAATCGGTTCATGCACCGCTGATGGCGCGGCGCTTCGAGGACGCCGAGGAGGGGGACGAGCTTCCCACCCGGGAGCTCTTCATCGCCAAGGACCAGGTGCGGGCCTACGCCCGGGCGGCCAATCAGTGGGCGCCCCGCTTCACCGACGACGAGGGGGCGCGGCGGGAGGGGCTCCCCGGCATGATCACGCCCGGCAACATGAGCATGGGGCTCCTGACGGCGCTCATCGAGGCCTGGGCCGGCCCCGGGGTGCTCCGTCGCCTGGGGACGACCTTTCGCGGCCTCGTGCTCCCGGGGCGCACCATCCGGCTGTGCGGGACCGTGACGCAGAAGGACGAGCGCACCCGCACCGTCGAGCTCGACGTCTGGCTCGAGAGCGACGAGAGTGAGCGGCTCGTCATCGGCACGGCGACGGTCGCCCTCGCCTGACGGAGGGAACCTCGTCTGCGCCTTGTCCTCCCCGGCGCCGCTGGGATATAGAGCGGGGCCGGAGGGGAGAGCGTGCGCGGAGGGAGGGGTGTTCGCATGGCGGCTCGGGCGATCCCGCTCGATGTCGGTGCGGCACCGGTGCCGGAGGGGCGGGAGACGGAGGCCCGGGACTTCCCGCGCCAGGATCCGTTCGGCCTCGATCCGGAGCTGCGCCAGCGTGTCCTCCCCGCCGCCCGCTTCCTGCACGATCGGTACTGGCGGATCGAGGTGACCGGCACCCGCCATGTGCCGACGAGCGGGCCGGCGCTGCTCGTCGCCAACCACTCGGGCGCGATCCCGTTCGACGGGGCGATGATCGCGACCGCGCTCGAGCTGCGCCGCCAGCGCATGGTGCGATTCCTCTACGATCGCTTCGTCGAGAACCTTGCCCCGGTCGCGACCTTCTACAACAGGATGGGAGGCGCGGCCGCGACACGCGAGAACGCCGTCGCGCTCCTGCGGGCCGGCGAGCTGCTGCTCGTGTTCCCCGAGGGCGTCCCCGGGGTGGCGAAGTCGTTCAGCGACCGCTACCGCTTGCGGGCCTTCAGCCCGGGCTTCGCGCGGCTCGCGCTGGCGCTCGATGTACCCATCGTGCCGGTGGCCGTGGTGGGGGCGGAGGAGATCTATCCCGTCGTCGGGCGGGCGGAGAGTGTGGGGCGCCTCCTGGGCGTGCCCTACGTGCCCGTGACGCCGTTCTTTCCCCTGCTCGGGGTGCTCGGCGCGCTGCCCCTCCCGACCAAGTGGTTCATCCGCTTCGGCAAGCCGATCCACCTGGTGGCGGAGGAGGGAGAGGCGCGATGGCAGAGGGCACGGCACGAGGCGGTGCGGGTCCGGCGCACGATCCAGGAGCTGGTGCTGCGCCTCAAGCGCCGGCGGCGGTCGGTGTTCCTGGGATGACGGGGCCATGGGGCGACGCGGGAACCTACCTCCGCATCGGCGGCGACGTCCTCCCGGTCTACGGCGACGCGCTGCGCGGCTGGAGCCCGCGGGCCGACGACTTCCGCGGGCTCACGGCATGCTCGCCTTACGTGTACGCGTCGCTCGACGAGCTGTTCTTTGCGCTCGTCAACCTGTGCGCCGTGCCGCGGGGGGACGGGTAAACCGCGCGGGGCGTCGGCGGGGCGCTGGGTTCCTCTCTCCAGCCCCGCTATTGCGCGGGGTCTGTGGCCTCGCTGGCCGCCACCTGGGCGATCACGTCGAGCGCGGCCAGGCGTGCCAGGCCGAGGGCGGCGAGCGCGGCGAGGCCGGCGAGGAGCCCTTCGGCGCCCAGGCCCGCGGCGGCGCCCCCCGTGGCGTAGAGCCCCGGGATCGGCTGGCCCTCGGCGTCGAGGACGCGCGCCGTGCCGTCCACGGCGAGGCCGCCGAGCGTGCGCCAGCGCGCGCCCGTGACGCGGATGGCATGGAAGGGCGGCTCGAGCGGGCCCGCGAAGCGTGAGCGGCCGAACCGATCCGGCCCCCTCTCGAGCGCTGCGTTGAAGGTCTCGACCGTGAGCCGGAGCCCCTCCGTGTCCAGCTCGAACTGCTTGGCGAGGTCCTCGAGCGTCGCACCGCGCCGCCCGGTGCGGGGCAGGACGACACGCGCGAAGAACGGGTCGGCGGCGCGCGCCGCGGCCGCCATGCGCTCACCGAAGAGGACGTAGGCGACGCGCCCCGGCTGCAGGCGCACGGCGGTCGCGAGCGACAGGCTCCCGGCCGTCTCGTCGGCGAAGCGCTGGCCGGCCTGGTTCACGAGGACGGCGCCCAGCTCGACGAGCGGCGCGCTCAGCACGAGCTGGCCGGGCGTGGCGAGGAAAGGCGTCACCAGCCAGCTTGCGAGCCGCCGCGTCGCCGCCCCGGCCTCGCGCCCCAGGCGAAGGCCATCGCCGGTCGCGCGCGCGCCGCCCTGGAAGGGGAGTTCGGCGACCGGCGGGCAGTGCTCCGCCGCCAGCGCGTCGTCACCGGCGAACCCGCCGCAGGCGAGCAACACGCGCCCGCCGAGCGCCTGGCTCGCGCCGCGCCGCTCGCCGCGCACCGACACGCCGCGCACCGCCCCGGAGTCCTCCCGCACGAGCCGCTCGGCCAGGGTGGCGGTGCGCAGGCTCACGTGCGAGTGGCGGCTCGCGGCGCGCGCGAGGTCGGCGATCAGGCTGGCGCCGCCGCGCTCGCCCGGTCCGTGCAGACGATGGATGGAATGGCCGGCCGGAACGTGCTCGCGCAGCAGCTCGATGTGCGCCCCGCAGCGGTCCGCGAGCCAGGCTACGACCGGCGCGCCCTGCGCGGCGAGCGCCGCCGCCAGCTCGGGCTCCACTTGGCCGTGCGTCGCGGCGAGGACGTCGTCGGCGAGCCGCGCGGCGCCGTCGTCGATGCCGGCGGCGCGTTGCCAGCGGCTCCCTGCAGCGGCGATGGTCTCGGCCTCGCCCGCCGCACCGCCGCCCAGCTCCTTGGTGCGCTCCACGATGATCGTGCGGCAGCCACGATCCGCGGCCAAGACGGCGGCGGCGAGGCCGCCGACGCTCGCTCCGACGACCACGAAGTCCGCCTCTTCGTGCCACGGCCCGCGCGCCATGCGGCGGCCTTAGCCGGCCCGCACGCGGCGAGTCAAGCTAGAAGGCGTGACTGCGGGCGTGCCATTGCAAAAGCGGCTGCGATGACGACAATCGCGCGATGCTTTCGGACCGGCTGCTCGGAGGGCGTCACGCACGCTGGCTCGGGCGTGTCCTCGTCAGCCTCGCACTCGTCGTCTACATCCTGGTCGATGTCGACACCGAGGACCTCG is part of the Deltaproteobacteria bacterium genome and harbors:
- a CDS encoding alpha/beta fold hydrolase; the encoded protein is SPATGMEILREAWTEQVKTDPRVRYTDLLVCQAFDGRPLLSRIRTPTLVVAGTDDRVTPVACAEELARGIPGARLEVLPQAGHQAPLEQADAFNRLVVGFAETVP
- a CDS encoding Zn-ribbon domain-containing OB-fold protein, whose translation is MAETKGYKKPLPRVDEESRGWWEALARHELYFQRCRDCGTKRFYPRALCPRCLSSATEWVRASGRATVYSFTVTYQNQAPGFREELPYVLAIVELDEGVRVMTNVVGCAPDAVRVGMPVEVVFDDVTAEVTLPKFQPPRAPERQG
- a CDS encoding MaoC family dehydratase, whose product is MPLEIDPAILGQEFDHTRYGPVTAEELIAFARALGETRPEYTEPGPSLVGHPTFCVRYKGDRFYPESIPKTINVRTGFDAGKDIQLGVPVRPGDTIDVRSTLHEVYEKTGRTGSMYFVVIRFTMTNQRGEMVAVVDNRFMHR
- a CDS encoding acyltransferase family protein; its protein translation is MAARAIPLDVGAAPVPEGRETEARDFPRQDPFGLDPELRQRVLPAARFLHDRYWRIEVTGTRHVPTSGPALLVANHSGAIPFDGAMIATALELRRQRMVRFLYDRFVENLAPVATFYNRMGGAAATRENAVALLRAGELLLVFPEGVPGVAKSFSDRYRLRAFSPGFARLALALDVPIVPVAVVGAEEIYPVVGRAESVGRLLGVPYVPVTPFFPLLGVLGALPLPTKWFIRFGKPIHLVAEEGEARWQRARHEAVRVRRTIQELVLRLKRRRRSVFLG
- a CDS encoding FAD-binding protein, with product MARGPWHEEADFVVVGASVGGLAAAVLAADRGCRTIIVERTKELGGGAAGEAETIAAAGSRWQRAAGIDDGAARLADDVLAATHGQVEPELAAALAAQGAPVVAWLADRCGAHIELLREHVPAGHSIHRLHGPGERGGASLIADLARAASRHSHVSLRTATLAERLVREDSGAVRGVSVRGERRGASQALGGRVLLACGGFAGDDALAAEHCPPVAELPFQGGARATGDGLRLGREAGAATRRLASWLVTPFLATPGQLVLSAPLVELGAVLVNQAGQRFADETAGSLSLATAVRLQPGRVAYVLFGERMAAAARAADPFFARVVLPRTGRRGATLEDLAKQFELDTEGLRLTVETFNAALERGPDRFGRSRFAGPLEPPFHAIRVTGARWRTLGGLAVDGTARVLDAEGQPIPGLYATGGAAAGLGAEGLLAGLAALAALGLARLAALDVIAQVAASEATDPAQ